From one Amphiura filiformis chromosome 13, Afil_fr2py, whole genome shotgun sequence genomic stretch:
- the LOC140168728 gene encoding uncharacterized protein codes for MTSEVAATTELVTTAEPLSTTELAAQTEAELTPEPATTIIDSVTTESSMTTNTKVTTESTTTAEALATTESAATTNAKATTESATTAVALATTESATTTEAETTTESSTTAKPFVTTDLSETTEAKTTIKSGTITESEVTTESDLTTEVEATTELVATTTALASTGSATTTDNLATTEPTTTTNVKATTESVTTAETLATTESATTTEAEATTESATTAEALVTTESAATTNAKATTESATTAEALATTESATTTEAESTTESSTTAEPFVTTELSEATEAKTTIESGTITEFEVTTESALTTEVEVTTEPAATTKALASTGSATTTEYLATTEPTTTTNAKATTESATTAETLATTESATTAEALVTTESAATTNAKVTTDSAMTAEALATTESATTTEAEATTESSTTAEPFVTTELSEATEAKTTIESGTITESELRRLRL; via the exons ATGACAAGTGAAGTTGCAGCAACTACGGAATTAGTCACGACAGCTGAACCTTTGTCAACTACAGAATTGGCAGCGCAAACTGAAGCTGAACTTACTCCAGAACCAGCAACGACAATCATAGATTCGGTAACTACAGAATCATCAATGACAACTAACACTAAAGTAACTACAGAATCAACAACGACAGCTGAAGCTTTGGCAACAACAGAATCAGCAGCAACAACTAACGCTAAAGCAACTACAGAATCAGCAACGACAGCTGTAGCTTTGGCAACAACGGAATCAGCTACAACAACTGAAGCTGAAACAACTACAGAATCATCAACGACAGCTAAACCTTTCGTAACTACAGATTTGTCAGAGACAACTGAAGCTAAAACAACTATAAAATCAGGAACGATAACCGAGTCTGAAGTAACTACAGAATCAGATCTGACAACTGAAGTTGAAGCTACTACAGAACTAGTTGCGACGACTACGGCTTTAGCATCTACAGGGTCAGCCACGACAACCGACAATTTGGCAACAACAGAACCAACAACGACAACTAACGTTAAAGCAACTACAGAATCAGTAACGACAGCTGAAACTTTGGCTACAACAGAATCAGCAACAACGACTGAAGCTGAAGCAACTACAGAATCAGCAACCACAGCTGAAGCTTTGGTAACAACAGAATCAGCAGCAACAACTAACGCTAAAGCAACTACAGAATCGGCAACGACAGCTGAAGCTTTGGCAACAACGGAATCAGCAACAACCACTGaagctgaatcaactacagaatCATCAACGACAGCTGAACCTTTCGTAACTACAGAATTGTCAGAGGCAACTGAAGCTAAAACAACTATAGAATCAGGAACGATAACCGAATTTGAAGTAACTACAGAATCAGCTCTGACAACTGAAGTTGAAGTTACTACAGAACCAGCTGCGACGACTAAGGCTTTAGCATCTACAGGGTCAGCCACGACAACCGAATATTTGGCAACAACAGAACCAACAACGACAACTAACGCTAAAGCAACTACAGAATCAGCAACGACAGCTGAAACTTTGGCAACAACAGAATCAGCAACCACAGCTGAAGCTTTGGTAACAACAGAATCAGCAGCAACAACTAACGCTAAAGTAACTACAGATTCGGCAATGACGGCTGAAGCTTTGGCAACGACGGAATCAGCAACAACCACTGAAGCTGAAGCAACTACAGAATCATCAACGACAGCTGAACCTTTCGTAACTACAGAATTGTCAGAGGCAACTGAAGCTAAAACAACTATAGAATCAGGAACGATAACCGAGTCTGAA TTGCGACGACTAAGGCTTTAG